From Aristaeella lactis, the proteins below share one genomic window:
- a CDS encoding GNAT family N-acetyltransferase, which translates to MIIETKRLIIRPFREEDADALYRIKTDPQVIKFCPDFLDVDAKRTDMLSYIHGFQRIEDAGDTDTWRCYAIENKETGEVMGALTFCKQNMLHEFDLGWMMISEYAGKGYASEAAEAFAEDFCRSHKFDYLTAVMDVDNPASRKTAEKSGFRLFEKRTVYDYSLSRYADDYFYFRRYWSGCTLKDRYYGDSPYYGRSTSDRNE; encoded by the coding sequence ATGATCATTGAAACAAAAAGGCTGATCATCCGTCCGTTCCGGGAGGAAGACGCTGACGCACTGTACAGGATCAAAACCGATCCGCAGGTGATAAAATTCTGCCCGGATTTTCTGGATGTTGATGCAAAACGGACAGATATGCTCAGCTATATCCATGGCTTTCAAAGAATTGAAGATGCCGGCGACACTGACACATGGCGGTGCTATGCTATTGAAAACAAAGAAACCGGCGAAGTGATGGGTGCACTTACTTTCTGTAAGCAGAATATGCTCCATGAATTTGATCTTGGCTGGATGATGATCAGTGAGTATGCCGGGAAAGGCTATGCATCCGAAGCGGCGGAGGCGTTTGCGGAGGATTTCTGCCGGAGTCATAAGTTTGACTATCTGACTGCGGTCATGGACGTGGATAATCCAGCCTCCCGTAAAACGGCCGAGAAGAGCGGGTTCCGTCTCTTTGAAAAGAGAACAGTCTATGATTATAGCTTAAGCCGGTACGCAGACGATTATTTCTATTTTCGCAGATACTGGTCCGGCTGCACGCTGAAAGACCGGTATTACGGAGATTCTCCGTATTACGGGCGTTCAACATCAGACAGGAATGAATAA
- a CDS encoding GNAT family N-acetyltransferase, with translation MDQQIINEIDIMPMKPEDYDDVRALWMTIRGFGIRALDDSREDIERFIQRNPTTSVVAKAGNRIIGTILCGSDGRQGYLYHVCVAKEYRRRGIGTHMVGFCMHQLKAMGINKVALIAFTANDVGNAFWKQIGWNQRADVYYYDFVLNEKNITRFIS, from the coding sequence ATGGATCAGCAGATTATCAACGAGATCGACATCATGCCGATGAAGCCCGAGGATTACGATGACGTCCGCGCCCTGTGGATGACCATCCGCGGTTTCGGCATCCGGGCCCTGGACGATTCCCGGGAAGATATCGAACGTTTCATTCAACGTAATCCCACCACCAGCGTGGTGGCAAAGGCCGGGAACCGGATCATCGGAACGATCCTCTGCGGTTCCGACGGCCGTCAGGGTTATCTCTACCACGTCTGCGTCGCCAAGGAATACCGGCGGCGGGGCATCGGCACCCACATGGTCGGCTTCTGCATGCATCAGCTGAAAGCCATGGGCATCAACAAGGTGGCCCTGATCGCTTTCACCGCCAACGACGTGGGCAACGCCTTCTGGAAGCAGATTGGCTGGAACCAGCGGGCGGATGTGTACTACTACGACTTCGTGCTGAACGAAAAGAACATCACACGGTTTATATCTTGA
- a CDS encoding prolipoprotein diacylglyceryl transferase family protein: MTSFGLVMLGAAAAALLLMFFLREKHDLRKRTVFVFGALAAVLCILLGRAAFWLCSLEWIPDSGLSFWDFLGSGYSYMLYGAVIGGFAAAFISSKITGQAFGRIADAAAAPAALLIAAGRFAEYLIEAGFGSSVEEWFDPFEDWSMIAWENPEPICRFPFAVQNYYGTWRFSINLLEGLAAIVFLVVLLRMKKRKTGGAASLLLLMYASCQILFESMRKDEVIIWGFVKANQLISALLVLGILIFCWLKLPKQQRSKRELTFRLVMIFLAAGIVMLMEFALDQKVSFLMWMRADLSYIVMAACCVWMLAAVVPLWKKAFPRED; the protein is encoded by the coding sequence ATGACATCCTTTGGACTGGTGATGCTCGGCGCGGCCGCGGCCGCGCTGCTGCTGATGTTTTTCCTGAGGGAAAAGCATGACCTGAGGAAGCGGACCGTATTTGTGTTCGGGGCCCTGGCCGCGGTGCTCTGCATCCTGCTGGGACGTGCGGCCTTCTGGCTCTGCTCCCTGGAGTGGATCCCGGACAGCGGACTTTCCTTCTGGGATTTCCTGGGAAGCGGATACAGCTATATGCTGTACGGTGCTGTTATCGGCGGATTTGCCGCCGCGTTCATATCCTCGAAGATTACAGGACAGGCTTTCGGCAGGATCGCCGATGCCGCCGCGGCACCCGCCGCGCTGCTGATCGCCGCAGGCCGTTTCGCGGAATACCTGATCGAAGCCGGCTTTGGTTCCTCAGTGGAAGAATGGTTCGATCCCTTTGAGGATTGGAGCATGATCGCCTGGGAGAATCCGGAACCGATCTGCCGTTTCCCCTTCGCGGTGCAGAACTATTACGGCACCTGGCGCTTCTCCATCAACCTGCTGGAAGGCCTGGCCGCCATCGTGTTCCTGGTCGTGCTGCTGCGGATGAAGAAGCGGAAGACCGGCGGAGCCGCGTCGCTCCTGCTTCTGATGTACGCTTCCTGCCAGATCCTGTTTGAATCCATGCGGAAGGACGAGGTCATTATCTGGGGCTTCGTGAAGGCAAATCAGCTGATCAGCGCGCTGCTGGTGCTGGGGATCCTGATCTTCTGCTGGCTGAAGCTGCCGAAGCAGCAGCGGAGCAAGCGGGAACTGACTTTCAGGCTGGTGATGATATTCCTGGCTGCGGGCATCGTCATGCTGATGGAATTCGCCCTGGACCAGAAGGTTTCTTTCCTGATGTGGATGCGCGCGGACCTGAGCTACATTGTGATGGCTGCCTGCTGCGTCTGGATGCTGGCTGCAGTCGTGCCGCTGTGGAAGAAAGCCTTTCCGCGGGAAGACTGA
- a CDS encoding DUF4179 domain-containing protein, with translation MSKRYTKDTFSEALDRRLSGFQADPWLARRVIGASEGEKPVKKLSVGAILVIVLLCILITGAVAAATQGLTLDDFWKWLEAGGETKLPDNYEEMIRDEVVQKDEIVVEDEHAVYTIPGYYCDGKTLTLVVNVAPKEDVLPVWYMDDEEMNEPIQDRYYRTDVTEEATLGEYAWKHHNGNVAEFCFGEADDGNVFCGYSEGVVLNGDGSISIIQDMMVDGPALTERDVQMQINYKKGKVSRGDAGWHVEALEEDTTIIPMTIRTVKARKYVCKDGFDVPDVGVRVTEVRMEVNPLEIWCEMDFKVTDAEQFGKQWVEREVTVYSGFGDVTYESREMQRMDALDYEFVYPEGTGEEKMGKTVPQGPAGCYSGGCTYSEPFKGAMFHAAFPISLDAFGPRFAMRARNMETGERFGTVEFTVEPVEE, from the coding sequence ATGAGTAAAAGATATACGAAAGATACTTTTTCCGAAGCTCTTGACCGTCGGCTCTCCGGCTTTCAGGCGGATCCATGGCTTGCCCGGCGTGTGATCGGCGCAAGTGAAGGAGAAAAACCTGTGAAGAAACTATCTGTAGGCGCGATCCTGGTCATCGTGCTGCTGTGCATTCTGATCACCGGCGCGGTGGCGGCAGCGACACAGGGACTGACGCTTGATGATTTCTGGAAATGGCTTGAGGCAGGTGGGGAGACAAAACTGCCGGACAACTATGAGGAAATGATCCGGGATGAAGTGGTTCAGAAGGACGAGATTGTCGTTGAGGATGAGCATGCTGTCTATACGATTCCCGGATACTATTGCGATGGGAAGACGCTGACCCTTGTCGTCAATGTGGCTCCGAAGGAGGATGTCCTTCCGGTATGGTATATGGATGATGAAGAGATGAATGAACCTATCCAGGACAGATACTACCGAACTGACGTTACAGAAGAAGCAACGCTGGGAGAATATGCCTGGAAACACCATAACGGGAATGTGGCAGAGTTTTGCTTTGGGGAAGCAGATGACGGAAATGTATTCTGCGGTTACAGTGAAGGGGTTGTACTGAACGGAGATGGTTCCATATCCATCATCCAGGACATGATGGTCGATGGGCCGGCACTGACGGAACGGGATGTACAGATGCAGATTAACTACAAAAAGGGGAAAGTGTCCCGGGGCGATGCCGGATGGCATGTCGAAGCACTGGAAGAGGACACCACCATAATCCCGATGACCATTCGCACGGTGAAAGCCAGGAAGTATGTGTGTAAAGACGGGTTTGACGTCCCGGATGTCGGGGTCAGGGTTACAGAAGTGAGAATGGAAGTCAATCCACTGGAGATCTGGTGCGAAATGGACTTCAAGGTAACAGACGCCGAACAGTTCGGAAAACAGTGGGTGGAACGCGAGGTGACGGTTTATTCAGGGTTTGGCGATGTGACGTATGAGTCCAGGGAAATGCAGAGGATGGACGCTCTTGACTACGAGTTTGTTTATCCGGAAGGAACAGGGGAAGAAAAGATGGGAAAGACTGTGCCGCAGGGACCGGCAGGATGTTACTCCGGAGGATGCACTTATTCTGAGCCGTTTAAGGGTGCCATGTTCCACGCGGCATTCCCGATCAGTCTGGACGCCTTTGGCCCCCGCTTTGCCATGCGGGCCCGTAATATGGAAACAGGTGAGCGGTTCGGGACGGTGGAATTCACCGTGGAGCCGGTGGAGGAATGA
- a CDS encoding GNAT family N-acetyltransferase: MIKEITDPAEKQAIARNVLEALTDWFGIEESREDYISHSADWTFLAAKDDHNVVGFLCLKETGKATVELAVMGVLKDYHRRGIGRQLVEKAKEIARAQGYEFMQVKTVKMGVYDDYDKTNHFYISCGFKELEVFPLLWDEWNPCQVYVMSLNR, encoded by the coding sequence ATGATTAAAGAGATAACTGATCCCGCTGAAAAACAAGCTATTGCTAGAAATGTGCTGGAGGCTCTGACTGATTGGTTCGGAATAGAGGAAAGCAGAGAAGATTACATTTCACACAGTGCTGACTGGACTTTTTTAGCAGCCAAAGATGATCATAATGTAGTGGGTTTTCTGTGTTTAAAGGAAACGGGAAAAGCTACTGTTGAACTGGCTGTGATGGGAGTGCTGAAGGATTATCATAGACGTGGCATAGGACGTCAGCTCGTTGAAAAAGCAAAAGAAATTGCAAGGGCTCAGGGTTATGAATTCATGCAGGTTAAGACCGTAAAAATGGGAGTTTATGACGATTATGATAAGACAAATCATTTTTACATCAGCTGCGGATTTAAAGAGCTGGAAGTATTTCCCCTCTTGTGGGATGAATGGAATCCATGCCAGGTATATGTAATGTCTTTAAACCGTTAA
- a CDS encoding argininosuccinate synthase, giving the protein MNKADIKKVVLAYSGGLDTSIIIPWLKENYNNPEIIAVSGDVGQGTELDGLEEKAIKTGASKLYVLDLTEEYVDDYIIPTMKAGAVYEDYLLGTSHARPCIAKGLVEIAKKEGADAICHGCTGKGNDQVRFELAVKHFAPDMPIIAPWREWDIVSRDEEIDYAEAHNIPLKINRETNYSKDKNLWHLSHEGMDLEDTGNEPQYEKPGFLEMGVSPIDAPDKPTYVTIEFEKGIPVALDGEKMSAKNIILKLNELGGANGIGIIDIVENRLVGMKCRGVYETPGGTILYKAHETLESICLDKLTMHEKQKLSITFAELVYNGLWFSPLREALSAFVDKTQEKVTGKVKLKLYKGNIIKAGVWSDYSLYSEDIATFGASDYDQKDSAGFITLFGLPTKVQAMVDAANQKK; this is encoded by the coding sequence ATGAATAAAGCTGACATCAAGAAAGTCGTCCTCGCCTACTCCGGCGGTCTCGATACATCCATCATCATCCCGTGGCTGAAGGAGAATTACAACAATCCTGAGATCATCGCCGTCTCCGGCGACGTGGGCCAGGGCACTGAACTGGACGGTCTGGAAGAAAAGGCTATCAAGACCGGTGCCAGCAAGCTGTACGTGCTGGACCTGACGGAAGAATATGTGGATGACTACATCATCCCCACCATGAAGGCCGGTGCCGTATATGAGGATTACCTCCTGGGCACCAGCCACGCCCGTCCCTGCATCGCCAAGGGCCTGGTGGAGATCGCCAAGAAAGAAGGAGCTGACGCCATCTGCCACGGCTGCACCGGCAAGGGCAATGACCAGGTCCGGTTTGAACTGGCTGTGAAGCACTTCGCTCCGGATATGCCCATCATCGCTCCCTGGCGTGAGTGGGATATCGTATCCCGGGATGAAGAGATTGACTACGCTGAAGCCCACAACATCCCGCTGAAGATCAACCGGGAGACCAACTATTCCAAGGACAAGAACCTCTGGCATCTGAGCCATGAAGGTATGGACCTGGAAGACACCGGCAACGAACCGCAGTACGAAAAGCCCGGCTTCCTGGAAATGGGCGTTTCCCCCATTGACGCTCCTGACAAGCCCACCTATGTGACCATCGAGTTCGAAAAGGGCATCCCGGTGGCGCTGGACGGCGAGAAGATGTCCGCCAAGAACATCATCCTGAAGCTGAATGAGCTGGGCGGTGCCAACGGCATCGGTATCATCGACATCGTCGAGAACCGGCTGGTCGGCATGAAGTGCCGCGGCGTATATGAGACCCCCGGCGGAACCATCCTGTACAAGGCTCATGAGACCCTCGAGTCCATCTGCCTGGACAAGCTGACCATGCATGAAAAGCAGAAGCTGTCCATCACCTTCGCTGAGCTGGTTTACAACGGCCTGTGGTTCTCTCCCCTGCGGGAAGCGCTGTCCGCCTTCGTGGACAAGACCCAGGAGAAGGTCACCGGTAAAGTGAAGCTCAAGCTCTACAAGGGCAACATTATCAAGGCCGGTGTCTGGAGCGACTATTCCCTGTATTCTGAGGATATCGCCACCTTCGGTGCCAGCGACTACGACCAGAAAGACTCTGCCGGCTTCATCACCCTGTTCGGCCTGCCCACCAAAGTTCAGGCCATGGTGGACGCCGCCAATCAGAAGAAGTAA
- a CDS encoding endo-1,4-beta-xylanase has product MIKFGSGISYLTIDLIRIWKSSNEHDFAENRDKYLAAENPPDASYYRQLDYHRMEKMVQFIDRYLDSVTPENEMKMEIFFNQDQPAFIHDEVNTRLFNFSYADKVYAFAQENELSLRIHTIIWYCHVPRQLTEYLENRSAEDRKKLTYKFIKTYMQCLKERYPNAYSMDLINEIAADPDEIRALREEEKPVYDVDDEGVRIDDWYRLLGKHYYIQVFRLAREVFGSQIKLFYNDNNEGNREKQIIFKTVIDRIKTYEQEHGIRLIDGFGMQCHFWGSEDETRAYMDEMFSFCTNMGVKVQITEFDVSNHSTKEIQESIFVNFPEVAKQYDIEVFTTWGLNDIVSWLHGEDASLVNSNCELKPFTMKYIEAFSGKYNHGNDRGKKNDH; this is encoded by the coding sequence TTGATAAAGTTTGGTAGTGGCATCAGCTATCTGACAATTGATCTGATCAGAATCTGGAAATCCAGCAATGAACATGATTTCGCAGAAAACAGGGACAAGTATCTGGCTGCGGAAAACCCGCCGGATGCTTCCTATTACCGCCAGCTGGACTATCACCGGATGGAGAAGATGGTTCAGTTTATTGACCGGTATCTGGATAGTGTGACACCTGAGAACGAAATGAAGATGGAGATATTCTTCAATCAGGATCAGCCGGCGTTTATCCATGATGAAGTCAATACGCGCCTGTTCAATTTTTCATACGCTGACAAGGTATATGCTTTCGCGCAGGAAAATGAACTGAGCCTCAGGATTCACACGATCATATGGTACTGTCACGTCCCAAGGCAGTTAACGGAGTATCTGGAAAACAGAAGCGCGGAAGACCGGAAAAAACTGACATACAAGTTTATCAAAACCTATATGCAGTGTCTGAAAGAACGGTATCCCAACGCTTACAGTATGGATCTGATCAATGAGATCGCTGCCGATCCGGATGAAATCAGAGCCCTTCGTGAAGAAGAAAAGCCCGTATATGACGTCGATGACGAGGGTGTCCGGATCGATGATTGGTATAGGTTGTTGGGAAAGCATTATTACATCCAGGTTTTCCGGTTGGCACGTGAAGTGTTTGGAAGTCAGATCAAATTATTCTATAATGACAACAATGAGGGAAACCGGGAGAAACAGATTATTTTCAAAACGGTGATCGACCGGATCAAAACATATGAGCAGGAACACGGGATCCGGCTGATCGACGGATTCGGAATGCAATGCCATTTCTGGGGATCTGAAGATGAAACCCGGGCATATATGGATGAAATGTTCTCGTTCTGTACAAATATGGGCGTGAAAGTACAGATCACGGAATTTGACGTAAGCAACCACAGCACAAAAGAGATTCAGGAATCTATATTTGTTAATTTCCCGGAAGTTGCAAAGCAATACGATATCGAAGTTTTCACAACATGGGGTTTAAATGACATTGTTTCATGGCTTCACGGGGAGGATGCATCCCTGGTAAATTCAAACTGTGAACTGAAACCGTTCACCATGAAATACATCGAAGCTTTTTCCGGGAAATACAATCACGGAAACGACAGAGGCAAAAAAAATGATCATTGA
- a CDS encoding sigma-70 family RNA polymerase sigma factor — MSNVKGPDNAPDRNQRLEQLVDRYQEQVMRMCFLYLCDKTLAEDAMQETFLKVYRALDTFRGEASEKTWIMRIAIRTCYDMNHSGWFRVFNRQVTPDMVPETAVPFEESDDELMNAVIRLPIRLREVILLYYYQHMNVNETAESLGISQSSVSGRLKRGRERLKAMMEGSEFDE; from the coding sequence GTGAGCAATGTGAAGGGCCCAGACAATGCTCCGGATCGCAATCAGAGACTGGAACAGCTGGTTGACCGGTATCAGGAACAGGTCATGCGGATGTGCTTTCTCTATCTGTGCGACAAAACGCTGGCGGAAGACGCCATGCAGGAGACATTCCTGAAAGTATACCGGGCTTTGGATACGTTCCGTGGGGAAGCCAGTGAGAAAACCTGGATCATGAGGATCGCCATCAGGACATGCTATGACATGAACCATTCCGGATGGTTCCGGGTGTTCAACCGGCAGGTGACGCCTGACATGGTTCCGGAGACGGCTGTTCCCTTTGAAGAGAGTGATGATGAACTGATGAACGCCGTGATCCGGCTGCCGATCCGGCTTCGGGAAGTGATCCTCCTGTATTACTATCAGCATATGAATGTAAATGAAACAGCTGAATCGCTTGGTATATCGCAGTCCTCTGTTTCCGGAAGGCTGAAACGGGGACGGGAGAGACTGAAGGCGATGATGGAGGGGAGTGAGTTCGATGAGTAA
- a CDS encoding GNAT family N-acetyltransferase: MNNTYIIREAVPDDAEKMIIYLNQVGGESDNLLHGDNEFTVPVEGVKRKLAMSKDSENSIVLIALDNEQIIARAELEGYYPARIRHRAKFSISVRKDYWNQGIGTEMMKRIVEQAKKMKLSVIELEVISDNARGINLYHKMGFVDIGLYKKYFYVNGMYKDAVVMQKVL; encoded by the coding sequence ATGAATAATACATATATCATTCGAGAGGCTGTTCCGGATGATGCAGAGAAAATGATTATTTACCTGAATCAGGTAGGTGGAGAATCTGATAATTTGCTGCATGGTGATAATGAATTTACTGTTCCGGTTGAAGGCGTAAAACGAAAACTGGCCATGAGTAAAGACTCGGAGAATAGTATCGTTCTGATAGCTCTTGATAACGAACAGATTATTGCGAGAGCAGAATTAGAGGGATATTATCCGGCAAGAATTCGTCATAGGGCTAAATTCTCGATTTCAGTAAGAAAGGATTACTGGAATCAGGGAATAGGAACCGAAATGATGAAAAGAATTGTCGAACAGGCAAAGAAGATGAAGCTCAGCGTTATAGAACTGGAAGTCATTTCTGATAATGCGAGGGGCATTAACCTGTACCATAAAATGGGATTTGTTGACATAGGATTATATAAAAAGTATTTTTATGTTAACGGGATGTATAAAGATGCTGTAGTCATGCAGAAAGTACTATAA
- a CDS encoding GNAT family N-acetyltransferase, with protein sequence MEYKIRTAVPEDEEKIRELFLEMLRTIYHTDDVKGYGEGDLDRFWSETPDRIYVAEDGQVIAFLSVEVHHDPVDHIYLDDFSVTAAYRNKGIGSALIRAAEEYAGQLGSKAVLLHVEKANTSAMRFYERYGYSVFRNDGNRFLLKKDIN encoded by the coding sequence ATGGAATATAAGATAAGAACCGCAGTCCCGGAAGATGAAGAAAAGATCCGCGAACTGTTTCTGGAAATGCTGCGGACGATATATCACACAGATGATGTGAAAGGCTACGGAGAGGGCGACCTGGACAGGTTCTGGAGTGAAACCCCGGATCGGATCTATGTCGCGGAAGACGGCCAGGTGATCGCATTCCTGTCCGTGGAGGTCCATCATGACCCGGTGGACCATATCTACCTGGATGACTTTTCAGTCACAGCGGCTTACCGGAACAAAGGAATCGGTTCAGCATTGATCCGTGCTGCGGAAGAATACGCAGGACAGCTTGGCAGCAAGGCGGTCCTCCTGCATGTAGAGAAAGCAAACACGTCAGCGATGCGCTTTTATGAGCGGTACGGGTATTCTGTCTTCAGGAATGATGGAAACAGGTTCCTGCTGAAAAAGGACATTAACTGA
- a CDS encoding phosphodiester glycosidase family protein, whose product MHTGKHWILTLIIAALLLSILVPATAEVKPIATDMLEHGTPPAKEGWITPGREYQDESIHATLYERKNYKTKSSAGPTTIHWVVIEIKDPSQIRTVLSYDSFEAKKGANPPELVKYINPVVSFNDDYVKMNNYKGYVVRQGVFCCDSLDEWKEEMKQDVLVIDSQGDFSVIQKASSADVQAFIADLEGQGKEATNVFTFGPALVLNGEVQEIKGSDSTHEVALSAARTAICQLDTLTYAVFAVDGGDGVGTNCTELANFIAKTFPDCKVAYNLDGGGSSKLYMGQKKVNSAKGRREIYGMIYFASAVSEE is encoded by the coding sequence ATGCATACCGGAAAACACTGGATCCTGACCCTGATCATCGCGGCGCTGCTGCTGAGCATCCTGGTCCCGGCGACGGCTGAAGTGAAGCCCATCGCGACGGACATGCTGGAGCACGGAACGCCTCCCGCCAAGGAAGGATGGATCACGCCGGGCAGGGAATACCAGGATGAATCCATTCATGCTACTTTATATGAAAGAAAGAACTACAAGACCAAGTCCAGTGCCGGTCCCACCACGATCCACTGGGTGGTGATCGAGATCAAGGATCCCTCCCAGATCCGTACGGTGCTGAGCTATGACAGCTTTGAAGCCAAGAAGGGTGCTAATCCCCCTGAACTGGTGAAGTATATCAACCCGGTTGTTTCCTTTAATGACGACTATGTCAAGATGAACAACTACAAGGGTTATGTGGTCCGCCAGGGCGTGTTCTGCTGCGACAGCCTGGACGAGTGGAAGGAAGAGATGAAGCAGGACGTGCTGGTGATCGACAGCCAGGGCGATTTCTCTGTGATCCAGAAAGCTTCCTCCGCAGACGTGCAGGCGTTCATCGCGGACCTGGAAGGCCAGGGCAAGGAAGCGACAAACGTATTCACTTTCGGACCGGCCCTGGTGCTGAACGGTGAGGTGCAGGAGATCAAGGGATCCGACAGCACCCACGAGGTGGCCCTTTCCGCGGCCCGCACGGCTATCTGCCAGCTGGATACGCTGACCTATGCCGTATTCGCGGTGGACGGCGGAGACGGCGTCGGAACAAACTGCACGGAACTGGCGAACTTCATCGCCAAGACATTCCCGGACTGCAAAGTGGCGTATAACCTGGACGGCGGCGGTTCCTCCAAGCTGTACATGGGACAGAAGAAGGTCAACAGCGCGAAGGGACGCCGGGAGATTTACGGCATGATCTATTTTGCTTCTGCCGTATCGGAGGAGTAA
- a CDS encoding RNA polymerase sigma factor, translating into MDRAKEQVFIDAVRERRHQMYRVALGYLHSAQDAEDAVSDAVESTWKSLKHIRNEEAIPAYLIRCTINAAKSMLRKKKRTEPLEPYQETLAVGESGDPITDYLSGMKEKDQLLLVLKYQENLREADIASILNIPRGTVSSRINTLLGRIREQMSKEGLSCD; encoded by the coding sequence ATGGATCGAGCCAAAGAGCAGGTCTTTATCGATGCGGTGCGTGAAAGACGCCATCAGATGTACCGTGTCGCGCTGGGTTACCTGCATTCCGCCCAGGACGCGGAAGACGCAGTTTCCGACGCGGTGGAATCCACATGGAAGAGCCTGAAACATATCCGCAATGAGGAAGCCATTCCAGCCTACCTGATCCGATGCACAATCAATGCCGCGAAAAGTATGCTTCGAAAGAAGAAGCGGACAGAGCCGTTAGAGCCTTATCAGGAGACGCTGGCCGTGGGAGAATCCGGAGATCCTATCACCGATTATCTGTCGGGGATGAAGGAAAAGGATCAGCTGCTGCTGGTTCTCAAGTACCAGGAAAACCTGCGGGAGGCCGACATCGCATCCATCCTCAACATTCCGAGAGGAACGGTCTCGTCCCGTATCAACACGCTGCTGGGCAGGATCAGGGAACAGATGAGCAAGGAGGGATTAAGCTGTGATTGA
- the argC gene encoding N-acetyl-gamma-glutamyl-phosphate reductase, whose protein sequence is MIKVFIDGSAGTTGLRIRERLSARKDLELIILPEETRKDPAARADALNSAAVSFLCLPDAAAVEAASFVTSPDAVIIDTSTAHRVADDWVYGMPELSGQREKLKAAKRIANPGCHATGFISLVAPLVAAGLLKKDVRLSCFSLTGYSGGGKKMIAEYETPEVNPLYQAPRQYGLGQTHKHLPEMAKLCGLDHAPVFSPIVAPYYAGMEVTVPLTPAETSASVEEIKEVYKAYYQSGLIRFADTSDEGGFLSAGAFAGRDDLEVSVYGNDERILLVSRFDNLGKGASGAAIQNMNIALGFNEAEGLVI, encoded by the coding sequence ATGATAAAGGTTTTCATTGACGGCAGTGCCGGAACCACCGGCCTGCGGATCCGCGAAAGGCTCTCCGCCCGGAAGGATCTCGAACTGATCATCCTTCCGGAGGAAACCCGCAAGGATCCCGCCGCCCGGGCGGACGCGCTGAACAGCGCCGCCGTTTCCTTCCTCTGCCTGCCGGATGCAGCGGCGGTGGAAGCTGCTTCCTTTGTAACCAGCCCGGATGCGGTGATCATCGATACCTCCACCGCGCACCGGGTTGCGGATGACTGGGTTTACGGTATGCCGGAGCTGTCCGGCCAGCGGGAGAAGCTGAAAGCCGCAAAGCGGATCGCCAATCCCGGCTGCCATGCCACAGGCTTCATCTCCCTGGTGGCTCCGCTGGTTGCGGCCGGGCTCCTGAAAAAAGATGTCCGGCTGTCCTGCTTTTCCCTCACCGGGTACTCAGGCGGCGGCAAGAAGATGATCGCGGAATACGAAACTCCCGAAGTGAATCCGCTTTACCAGGCACCCCGTCAGTACGGCCTCGGCCAGACCCACAAGCATCTGCCGGAAATGGCAAAGCTCTGCGGCCTGGATCACGCGCCGGTGTTCTCTCCCATTGTCGCGCCGTATTACGCCGGCATGGAAGTCACCGTTCCGCTGACGCCGGCGGAAACCTCCGCCTCCGTTGAGGAGATTAAGGAAGTTTACAAAGCTTATTACCAGTCCGGCCTGATCCGTTTCGCGGACACGTCGGATGAGGGCGGATTCCTCTCCGCCGGTGCCTTCGCCGGCCGGGATGACCTGGAAGTTTCTGTTTACGGAAACGATGAACGGATCCTGCTGGTATCCCGCTTCGACAACCTGGGCAAAGGTGCCTCAGGCGCGGCAATCCAGAACATGAACATCGCCCTCGGATTCAATGAAGCAGAGGGCCTGGTCATTTAA
- a CDS encoding GNAT family N-acetyltransferase — MLIIQCTSQDIHTLAVLNKSLIEDEKSNNPMGLEELENRMTTFLASEYNAYFFKEAEEIIGYALIRHTCSPLYLRQFYIDRAYRRKHYGEKAFHELLKLLQVDTIDIDVLPWNEAGLRFWKSLGFTETCISMHYKSPLEI, encoded by the coding sequence ATGCTGATTATTCAGTGTACAAGTCAGGATATACATACATTGGCAGTTCTGAACAAAAGCCTGATTGAAGATGAAAAAAGCAACAACCCCATGGGCCTGGAAGAGCTGGAGAACAGAATGACGACGTTCCTCGCCAGTGAATACAATGCTTACTTTTTCAAAGAGGCGGAAGAGATTATCGGATATGCCTTAATCAGACATACCTGTTCGCCGCTTTATCTCAGACAGTTTTATATCGACAGGGCATATCGGCGGAAGCATTATGGGGAAAAAGCTTTTCATGAATTGTTGAAGCTTCTTCAGGTGGATACCATCGATATTGATGTATTGCCCTGGAATGAAGCAGGCTTGCGATTCTGGAAGAGCCTTGGATTCACTGAAACCTGTATTTCAATGCATTACAAAAGTCCTTTGGAAATATAA